A genomic region of Megalobrama amblycephala isolate DHTTF-2021 linkage group LG6, ASM1881202v1, whole genome shotgun sequence contains the following coding sequences:
- the zgc:136439 gene encoding uncharacterized protein zgc:136439 isoform X1 has translation MKAVILAAGYGTRLQRDIDNDTTGNFKHLGGIAKPLLPVGPCALISHWVQALTKTRCVDTVYVVTNDLYFEAFQQWAQEFPNVKIINDGTRRNEDRHGAVACLQLAVKLCAVDDDLLVIGGDTLFKEDFSLREFTERFFEVQNKDKESNLVLSYQCKDEETSKYGILELDEDLKVQRMKEKPLLSETSSRNACPCFYMFSRTSLPLLDIFLNEKKNAPIEERDAPGTFLSWLILRRPVYVHRISGRFDVGNLASYIECDKYFKDQLHNPTVYLM, from the exons ATGAAAGCTGTTATTTTAGCTGCAGGTTATGGAACTAGACTGCAAAGGGACATCGATAATGACACGACTGGGAATTTCAAGCATCTGGGTGGCATTGCCAAGCCACTGCTTCCCGTCGGTCCATGCGCCCTTATCTCACACTGGGTTCAGGCACTGACCAAAACAAGATGTGTGGACACAGTTTATGTGGTT ACAAATGATCTTTACTTTGAAGCATTCCAGCAGTGGGCTCAAGAATTCCCCAATGTTAAAATCATAAACGATGGTACAAGAAGAAATGAG GACAGACATGGTGCTGTTGCTTGTCTTCAGTTGGCAGTCAAGTTGTGTGCTGTGGACGACGACTTACTAGTTATCGGAGG CGATACTTTATTCAAAGAGGATTTCAGCCTGAGAGAATTCACAGAGAGGTTCTTTGAAGTGCAAAATAAAGACAAAGAGAGCAATTTAGTGCTGTCATACCAATGCAAAGATGAGG AAACATCCAAATATGGGATTTTGGAGTTGGATGAGGACCTTAAAGTACAGCGTATGAAGGAAAAACCTCTCTTAAGTGAAACAAGTTCACGTAACGCa TGTCCTTGCTTTTACATGTTTTCAAGAACCTCCCTTCCACTTTTGGACATTTTTCTCAATGAGAAGAAG AATGCACCCATTGAAGAGCGGGACGCACCAGGGACCTTTCTGTCATGGCTCATATTAAG GAGGCCTGTGTATGTGCACAGGATATCTGGTCGATTTGATGTTGGGAATCTTGCATCATACATAGAATGTGACAAATACTTCAAGGACCAACTTCACAATCCAACTGTTTATTTGATGTAG
- the zgc:136439 gene encoding uncharacterized protein zgc:136439 isoform X2, with product MRPYLTLGSGTDQNKMCGHSLCGSFQQWAQEFPNVKIINDGTRRNEDRHGAVACLQLAVKLCAVDDDLLVIGGDTLFKEDFSLREFTERFFEVQNKDKESNLVLSYQCKDEETSKYGILELDEDLKVQRMKEKPLLSETSSRNACPCFYMFSRTSLPLLDIFLNEKKNAPIEERDAPGTFLSWLILRRPVYVHRISGRFDVGNLASYIECDKYFKDQLHNPTVYLM from the exons ATGCGCCCTTATCTCACACTGGGTTCAGGCACTGACCAAAACAAGATGTGTGGACACAGTTTATGTGGTT CATTCCAGCAGTGGGCTCAAGAATTCCCCAATGTTAAAATCATAAACGATGGTACAAGAAGAAATGAG GACAGACATGGTGCTGTTGCTTGTCTTCAGTTGGCAGTCAAGTTGTGTGCTGTGGACGACGACTTACTAGTTATCGGAGG CGATACTTTATTCAAAGAGGATTTCAGCCTGAGAGAATTCACAGAGAGGTTCTTTGAAGTGCAAAATAAAGACAAAGAGAGCAATTTAGTGCTGTCATACCAATGCAAAGATGAGG AAACATCCAAATATGGGATTTTGGAGTTGGATGAGGACCTTAAAGTACAGCGTATGAAGGAAAAACCTCTCTTAAGTGAAACAAGTTCACGTAACGCa TGTCCTTGCTTTTACATGTTTTCAAGAACCTCCCTTCCACTTTTGGACATTTTTCTCAATGAGAAGAAG AATGCACCCATTGAAGAGCGGGACGCACCAGGGACCTTTCTGTCATGGCTCATATTAAG GAGGCCTGTGTATGTGCACAGGATATCTGGTCGATTTGATGTTGGGAATCTTGCATCATACATAGAATGTGACAAATACTTCAAGGACCAACTTCACAATCCAACTGTTTATTTGATGTAG
- the asnsd1 gene encoding asparagine synthetase domain-containing protein 1, whose amino-acid sequence MCGICCVVSLTTPHDPLEERVRENLKYRGPNCSRDITVTISNCSLLFSAHVLHMRGSLTPQPLQDDNGNMLLWNGEVFGGLRVEEVENDTKAVLHHLSMAQSASDVISLLSQLKGPWAFIYYQKVEHCIWFGRDFFGRRSLLWKFDPEKASFILTSVASQPADDVQSQWQEVPPSGVYRFDLTDSSPPGTFIFDLYPWGFHSGNEPNESSELKCANLPRSVSVNTNSSGLYLTYPVCPMNTSISSLTAEQDQNVSQTSVESLKELLTNTKKKLMVGTLIEVLSEAVRKRVCYLPAQDELAVPLNYTKADIAILFSGGIDSMILAALADRHVPADKPIDLLNVAFKIQETKVPPKSLKKGKNKKKDCDDADKTQPDQQSFNCFDVPDRITGRAGLQELKNLSPNRQWNFIEINITQEELQEMRQKRIRHLVHPLDTVLDDSLGCAVWFAARGTGIINEGVEEELYISEAKVILTGIGADEQLAGYSRHRVRYKSSGLEGLVKELAMELGRISSRNLGRDDRIIGDHGKEARFPYLDEDVVNFLNGLPVSEKADLSLPRGVGEKLLLRLAAVELGLGLSALLPKRAMQFGSRIAKLENHHEKASDKCKRLVTT is encoded by the exons ATGTGTGGGATCTGCTGTGTGGTCAGTTTGACCACGCCGCATGATCCATTAGAGGAGCGTGTGCGTGAAAATCTGAAATACAGAGGGCCCAACTGTAGCCGGGACATTACAGTAACAATTTCAAACTGCAGTCTCCTTTTCTCAGCACATGTGCTTCATATGAGGGGTTCCCTGACACCTCAGCCTCTTCAAGATGACAACGGGAACATGCTCCTCTGGAATGGAGAGGTATTTGGTGGTCTTAGAGTAGAGGAGGTAGAAAATGACACCAAAGCTGTTCTCCATCACCTGTCAATGGCTCAGAGTGCCTCAGATGTGATATCTTTATTGTCGCAACTCAAAGGACCTTGGGCCTTTATCTATTACCAAAAAGTAGAGCACTGTATCTGGTTTGGAAGGGACTTTTTTGGAAGAAGAAGTCTGCTTTGGAAATTTGATCCTGAAAAAGCATCTTTCATACTCACATCTGTTGCTTCTCAGCCAGCAGATGATGTTCAATCTCAGTGGCAGGAAGTACCACCTAGTGGAGTTTACAGGTTTGACCTAACAGACTCTTCACCACCAGGGACATTTATTTTTGACCTTTATCCATGGGGTTTCCACAGTGGCAATGAGCCAAATGAAAGCTCGGAATTGAAATGCGCAAATCTACCCAGATCTGTCTCTGTAAACACAAATAGTTCTGGACTTTACCTGACCTACCCTGTTTGCCCAATGAACACATCCATTTCATCACTTACGGCTGAACAAGATCAGAACGTCTCTCAAACCTCTGTTGAAAGTCTGAAAGAATTACTAACAAACACTAAAAAGAAACTGATGGTTGGCACGCTCATTGAAGTTCTAAGCGAGGCTGTCCGTAAGAGAGTTTGTTACCTACCTGCTCAAGATGAATTGGCGGTCCCCTTAAATTATACAAAAGCTGATATTGCCATTCTTTTCTCTGGAGGAATTGATTCAATGATATTAGCTGCCCTTGCTGATAGGCACGTCCCTGCAGACAAACCCATTGACCTACTCAATGTTGCTTTCAAAATCCAAGAAACAAAAGTGCCTCCCAAGTCCTTGAAGAAAGGGAAAAATAAGAAGAAAGACTGTGATGATGCTGATAAAACACAACCGGATCAGCAGAGCTTCAACTGCTTTGATGTGCCAGACAGAATAACTGGAAGAGCTGGTCTGCAAGAACTAAAAAATCTCAGTCCAAACCGCCAGTGGAACTTTATCGAAATTAACATAACCCAAGAGGAGCTTCAAGAAATGCGACAGAAACGCATCCGTCATTTGGTGCACCCTCTGGACACTGTTCTGGATGATAGCCTTGGATGTGCTGTCTGGTTTGCTGCCAGAGGAACTGGCATCATAAATGAGGGTGTTGAAGAAGAGCTTTATATTTCAGAAGCAAAg GTGATTTTGACTGGCATTGGGGCAGACGAACAGCTGGCGGGATACTCCAGACACAGAGTGCGGTACAAGAGCTCTGGACTGGAAGGACTCGTCAAAGAGCTGGCTATGGAGCTGGGACGAATATCCTCAAGAAATCTGGGAAGGGATGACCGAATCATTGGGGACCATGGAAAAGAGGCCAG ATTCCCATACTTGGACGAAGATGTAGTCAATTTCCTTAATGGACTACCTGTGTCAGAGAAGGCTGACTTGTCTCTACCCAGAGGAGTTGGAGAAAAGCTGTTATTGAGGTTAGCAGCTGTCGAGTTAGGATTGGGACTCTCTGCTCTCTTACCTAAGAGAGCCATGCAGTTTGGCTCCAGAATCGCCAAGTTAGAGAACCACCACGAAAAGGCCTCGGATAAATGCAAAAGGCTGGTCACCACCTGA
- the LOC125270606 gene encoding ASNSD1 upstream open reading frame protein-like → MSSKNSQPTEPETQEELAQKEELNKKIKEQKILVDELSNLRKNRRVYTQQPNSNIFFLADRGETLSSCKKDLDNMRKEYQDI, encoded by the exons atgtcttcTAAGAACAGTCAACCAACGGAACCTGAGACTCAAGAAGAGCTCGCACAAAAAGAGGAGCTGAACAAGAAG ATAAAAGAGCAAAAGATTTTAGTCGACGAGTTGAGCAATTTGAGGAAAAACAGG AGAGTGTACACACAGCAACCCAACAGCAATATATTCTTCCTGGCAGACAGAGGAGAGACCCTTAGTTCTTGTAAAA AGGATCTTGATAACATGAGGAAAGAATATCAAGATATTTAG